A window of the Syntrophothermus lipocalidus DSM 12680 genome harbors these coding sequences:
- a CDS encoding hemolysin family protein, producing MLLLAVGLVALNAFFVMSEFALVKVRRTRLQELADKGSRKARLALEAVEKIYPYLSAAQLGITMASLGLGWIGEPAIARLISPLFVDLTEWSPVYTHTVAGIIAFILITLFHIVLGEQVPKSVAIEKAEGIALFVISPLRFFYRLFYPIVWAFNEVARLILGTMNIKLANEADLAHTEEELRMLVSASQEQGYLDIVEGNLLSKVFTFSDRVAREVMVPRQDIICLYTDDTYEEVLELIRQHGHTRYPLCEGDKDHVIGLIHIRDILELAGSPLPLNIADLKRDILIVPEGMLIAELMQKMRQSRTHMAIVADEFGGTAGLITMEDILEELVGEIYDEFDLTPPEIVKNEEGEYVISGRVLLEELEDFLDIDFDEDDEVDTIGGLIFSLLGRKPQAGDYVDIGKYRFEISEVDGMRILKVRVYEISPPDLGSGSETPVG from the coding sequence ATGTTGCTTTTGGCCGTGGGGTTAGTAGCCTTGAACGCGTTTTTTGTAATGAGTGAATTCGCGCTAGTAAAGGTTCGAAGAACCCGCTTGCAGGAACTCGCCGACAAAGGGAGCCGTAAAGCGCGACTGGCTCTGGAAGCGGTTGAAAAGATATACCCTTATTTGTCGGCAGCCCAGTTGGGAATCACCATGGCCTCGCTTGGATTGGGTTGGATAGGGGAACCTGCTATTGCCCGCTTGATTAGCCCGTTGTTTGTCGACTTGACAGAATGGTCGCCAGTTTACACACACACGGTCGCCGGGATAATAGCCTTTATTCTGATAACTCTGTTTCACATCGTTCTGGGAGAACAAGTGCCCAAGTCCGTTGCCATAGAAAAAGCAGAGGGGATTGCCCTCTTCGTCATCAGCCCTTTGCGGTTCTTCTATCGCTTGTTCTACCCAATTGTATGGGCCTTTAATGAAGTTGCTCGTCTTATACTGGGAACCATGAACATTAAGCTGGCAAACGAAGCTGACCTCGCCCACACCGAGGAAGAATTGCGCATGCTGGTTTCGGCAAGTCAGGAACAAGGCTACCTCGACATCGTTGAAGGCAATCTTCTAAGTAAGGTATTCACTTTTTCGGATCGCGTGGCTAGAGAAGTTATGGTACCACGCCAGGACATAATCTGCTTGTATACAGATGACACTTATGAAGAGGTGCTGGAACTCATCCGGCAGCATGGCCATACCCGCTATCCCCTCTGCGAAGGCGACAAGGACCACGTAATCGGACTCATTCATATCCGCGACATCCTCGAGCTCGCGGGATCTCCCCTTCCCCTAAACATCGCTGACCTTAAGCGTGACATACTCATCGTCCCTGAAGGGATGCTTATCGCTGAACTAATGCAGAAAATGCGCCAATCTCGAACCCATATGGCCATCGTAGCCGACGAATTCGGCGGAACTGCGGGTCTGATCACCATGGAAGATATTTTGGAAGAACTCGTGGGCGAGATTTATGATGAATTTGATCTGACGCCTCCGGAAATTGTCAAGAATGAGGAAGGAGAGTACGTCATCAGTGGGCGCGTCCTTTTAGAGGAACTGGAAGATTTCCTGGACATCGATTTCGATGAGGACGATGAAGTCGATACCATCGGCGGTTTGATATTCTCCCTCCTGGGTAGAAAACCGCAAGCGGGCGATTACGTTGACATAGGTAAATACCGTTTTGAAATTTCTGAAGTGGATGGTATGAGAATTCTCAAGGTACGGGTATACGAAATATCGCCTCCTGATTTGGGATCAGGTTCCGAAACCCCGGTTGGCTGA
- a CDS encoding TMEM165/GDT1 family protein has product MHDQIITLVTTCILIAMCELGDKTQVAVLLMSSNSPGKRWLILAASLLALTSCVIIEVTVGAHLARRIGPGTFNRITGFIFLVLGGLNLINHFRVRARTNSRQPVQQGGMLHG; this is encoded by the coding sequence GTGCATGACCAGATCATCACGTTGGTAACAACCTGTATTCTGATTGCCATGTGTGAATTAGGGGACAAAACTCAGGTGGCAGTTCTCCTTATGAGCAGCAACAGCCCCGGTAAACGCTGGCTCATCTTGGCCGCAAGTCTTTTGGCTTTAACCTCATGCGTGATCATCGAGGTTACCGTAGGAGCACATTTAGCCCGACGCATAGGCCCGGGTACTTTTAACCGGATTACCGGCTTCATTTTTTTGGTTTTGGGTGGACTAAACCTCATCAATCATTTCCGCGTACGGGCCAGAACTAACAGCCGGCAGCCAGTTCAACAGGGCGGTATGCTACACGGTTAA
- a CDS encoding TMEM165/GDT1 family protein: MAVSDGLRLFLLAFGVVFLSEMGDKTQITTMLLAGAKPAHLWWVGLGSALALGCASFIEVIVGTKIIARFIKPDTIRILTGIVFVALGLMLVGGMVGQIQAMKLG; the protein is encoded by the coding sequence TTGGCGGTAAGCGATGGTTTGCGTCTTTTCTTGCTGGCTTTCGGGGTCGTGTTTTTGTCCGAAATGGGTGATAAGACTCAAATCACCACCATGCTGTTGGCCGGGGCTAAACCAGCACACCTGTGGTGGGTTGGCTTGGGATCAGCCCTGGCTCTGGGCTGCGCCTCTTTTATAGAGGTGATAGTTGGTACCAAGATAATCGCTAGGTTTATCAAGCCGGACACTATTAGGATACTTACAGGTATCGTATTTGTGGCTTTGGGCTTGATGTTGGTTGGCGGAATGGTGGGACAAATCCAAGCGATGAAGCTCGGCTAA
- a CDS encoding peptidoglycan-binding domain-containing protein: protein MPYSDGLTYYYFGSRLLRLTSPYTRGTDVKVLQSLLNYFKDPLGIQLLTEDGIFGPKTESAVIKFQQYVQISVDGIVGPQTYWCLGQPTGKYAQGRVFGSRTLRRGSRHTDVWILQNRLNAKAKKYAVALGGPADGNFGPKTETAVKLFQGDSGISVDGVVGPVTFDQLFTRTFMGGRNLQKGRNGIDVFALQKKLVALSYNPGPCDGKFGPKTEAAVIKFQKDAGIAADGIAGPQTYYSLGIKGT from the coding sequence ATGCCCTACAGCGACGGATTAACTTACTATTACTTCGGGAGCAGACTTCTCCGCTTGACCAGCCCTTATACCCGCGGCACCGATGTGAAAGTCCTGCAATCGCTGCTCAACTACTTCAAAGATCCTCTGGGTATACAGCTTTTGACCGAAGACGGTATCTTCGGGCCGAAAACCGAGTCAGCAGTAATCAAGTTTCAGCAATATGTCCAAATAAGCGTGGACGGAATTGTCGGCCCTCAGACCTATTGGTGTTTGGGACAACCGACGGGCAAGTACGCACAGGGCAGGGTGTTCGGGTCTCGCACTCTGAGGCGAGGCAGCAGGCACACAGATGTATGGATTCTCCAAAACCGGCTTAACGCCAAGGCCAAGAAATACGCCGTTGCTCTGGGAGGCCCGGCTGACGGCAACTTCGGTCCTAAGACCGAAACCGCGGTTAAGCTTTTCCAGGGAGATTCTGGAATCTCTGTTGATGGAGTAGTGGGTCCGGTAACGTTCGATCAGCTTTTCACCCGTACCTTTATGGGAGGCAGGAATTTGCAAAAAGGCAGGAACGGCATCGATGTTTTCGCCTTGCAGAAAAAGCTGGTAGCTTTGTCGTATAATCCAGGACCTTGTGACGGTAAGTTTGGACCCAAAACCGAAGCGGCAGTCATAAAATTTCAAAAAGATGCCGGCATAGCCGCAGATGGAATCGCAGGTCCCCAGACTTATTACAGCCTGGGCATAAAGGGAACCTAA
- a CDS encoding secondary thiamine-phosphate synthase enzyme YjbQ has protein sequence MFTVSVKTRQRTEIIDITGNIEQLVASSGVTSGVVTVFVPHTTAGITINENADPTVKQDILATLAQIIPAKTGYYQHLEGNSDAHIKASLVGSSVNVLIHNGHLVLGTWQGVMFCEFDGPRQRQVWVKILPSSGTQ, from the coding sequence ATGTTTACTGTGAGTGTTAAAACGAGACAGAGAACGGAGATCATAGATATTACCGGGAATATTGAGCAATTAGTTGCATCATCAGGGGTTACCAGCGGAGTCGTAACAGTGTTTGTGCCTCATACCACCGCGGGCATCACCATTAACGAGAACGCGGATCCCACAGTAAAACAGGACATACTGGCGACTTTGGCCCAGATAATTCCGGCCAAAACCGGCTATTACCAGCACCTGGAAGGAAATTCGGATGCTCATATCAAGGCCAGTTTAGTTGGGTCCTCGGTAAACGTATTGATACATAACGGTCATTTAGTGTTGGGTACGTGGCAAGGCGTAATGTTTTGTGAGTTCGACGGACCTCGCCAGCGCCAGGTGTGGGTAAAAATATTGCCCTCGTCCGGCACTCAATAA
- a CDS encoding ribonuclease H-like domain-containing protein: MSIYERLNAIWKPKKQDRAPLQTGLWEELGFAFSNNRAGTFLVREVPALGIRIEDGATAYIWGVIGKNHAPREPELGKMCFIDLETTGLNLGAGAFAFTIGIGYLDSGKAKVRQYFLRDHRDEPAALHDLREFMEQFEGIVSYNGKCFDWPLLSDRFLFHRMSVPELEGLHLDLLHAARRVWKGVLNSFSLREVERCILGLERIDDLPGYLVPAAYANFLRTGSTREIPPILEHNYRDIASLIELLQRLGRVFLGADQCCYRQEVVNAARIWADKGDYVRATDYLENYLAQGGDLTASELCFLARLHKRQGDYERAVELWEKTAATAGLNSEPWIELAKYYEHRRRDYPSARQCALRAMEIERQLARLTGRDTEHSDLAKRLARLETKLGKKGSEN, encoded by the coding sequence ATGAGTATTTACGAGCGGCTGAACGCTATTTGGAAACCTAAGAAACAGGATAGAGCGCCTCTACAAACCGGCCTCTGGGAAGAGTTAGGCTTCGCGTTTTCGAACAACCGGGCAGGAACTTTCCTGGTCCGAGAGGTTCCGGCTTTAGGGATACGCATCGAGGATGGCGCGACAGCGTACATTTGGGGCGTAATTGGGAAGAACCATGCGCCTAGAGAACCCGAGTTGGGGAAGATGTGCTTCATTGACTTGGAGACGACAGGTTTGAACCTGGGAGCCGGAGCTTTTGCTTTTACTATAGGTATAGGTTATCTAGATTCCGGGAAAGCCAAGGTGAGGCAGTATTTCTTGCGTGATCACCGGGATGAGCCTGCTGCTCTCCATGACTTGAGGGAGTTTATGGAGCAATTCGAAGGTATAGTCAGCTACAATGGCAAGTGTTTCGACTGGCCTCTGTTATCGGATCGGTTTCTTTTTCACCGTATGAGTGTCCCAGAGCTGGAAGGGCTACACCTGGACCTTTTGCACGCAGCCAGGAGGGTATGGAAGGGCGTCCTGAACAGTTTCAGCCTCAGAGAAGTGGAACGCTGTATCCTGGGGCTGGAGAGGATAGATGATTTACCCGGATACCTGGTTCCGGCTGCTTATGCTAATTTTCTCCGTACCGGTTCCACCCGGGAAATCCCTCCGATTCTAGAACACAACTACCGGGATATTGCCAGCTTGATAGAATTGTTGCAACGGCTAGGCCGTGTCTTTTTGGGAGCGGATCAATGTTGTTACCGGCAAGAAGTAGTGAATGCTGCCAGGATATGGGCGGATAAGGGGGACTATGTTCGGGCTACGGACTACCTGGAGAATTACCTGGCCCAAGGAGGAGATCTTACAGCATCTGAACTTTGTTTTTTAGCCCGGTTACACAAGCGTCAAGGGGACTATGAGCGAGCAGTTGAGCTCTGGGAAAAAACAGCGGCGACTGCCGGTCTCAATTCCGAACCCTGGATCGAACTGGCAAAGTACTATGAGCACCGGCGAAGAGATTATCCGTCTGCCCGCCAGTGTGCCCTGAGGGCTATGGAGATAGAGAGACAGTTGGCCCGGTTGACCGGGAGAGATACCGAACATTCGGACCTGGCAAAACGTTTGGCGCGGTTGGAGACGAAGCTGGGGAAAAAGGGAAGTGAGAATTAA
- a CDS encoding DEAD/DEAH box helicase has protein sequence MTIREAVDFLCRDRYFASGIVFRHYLSPSEGKYQEFPEACSKQLVTVYKKRGIDKLYSHQSEAYTAVVEGNHVVIVTPTASGKTMCYNLPVIDTIIKEPETRALYIFPTKALAQDQLNELEELCSLVGSGIKVFTYDGDTPVDARRSVRRMANLVITNPDMLHTGILPHHPRWITLFENLKFVVIDEMHSYRGVFGSHMAHVIRRLKRIARYYGSQPVFIMCSATIANPEELASRLTGERFHLISECGAPRGGRYFIFYNPPVVNEELGIRRSSLNEAQRLAGHFLDRGFKTIVFAKSRLMVELLGRYLREREKKKARGKNVKTYRGGYLPKERREIEKGLRSGDIDGVVCTNAMELGVDIGELDVSIMAGYPGSIASTWQQAGRAGRRNKESVTVLVASSAPLDQYLVRHPRYFLEQSPEMGLINPENFIIKAEHLKCASFELPVAVEEVEDDPEALEILEYLVDNRFLHSVDDRYYWIADAYPAHEVSLRSVGAANVVIMDVTDPNPVVIGEMDRSSAMTMLYEGAIYLHQEGQYQVIRFDFDNGRAYVKKVRADYYTDADLAVDIKVLNVFSQQETGAAVKKWGEVMVTQMPMVYKKIKYRTHENVGYGPINLPQEDMHTSGFWLSIGSEVTQNMSNEEKELALLGLANLYKNLTPIFLMCDSQDIGVAPQVKAVESGLPTVYVYDRYPGGIGLAEGLFKTNEEVMEAALDMVKNCGCQGGCPSCIGPPVSTTRSIKEVVVSILTRCLE, from the coding sequence TTGACGATAAGAGAAGCAGTAGATTTCTTGTGCCGAGACAGGTACTTTGCTTCCGGGATAGTTTTCAGGCACTACTTATCTCCCTCTGAGGGCAAATACCAAGAATTCCCTGAAGCTTGTTCCAAGCAACTGGTCACCGTATATAAGAAACGAGGTATCGACAAGCTTTACTCGCATCAGAGCGAGGCTTACACGGCGGTAGTTGAGGGAAACCATGTGGTAATCGTAACCCCTACTGCTTCGGGGAAGACCATGTGCTACAACCTGCCAGTGATTGATACTATCATAAAAGAACCGGAAACCCGGGCTCTGTATATCTTTCCTACCAAGGCTTTGGCCCAGGATCAGCTAAACGAACTCGAAGAGCTGTGTTCGCTTGTGGGATCCGGCATCAAGGTTTTTACTTATGATGGAGATACACCAGTAGATGCGAGGCGGTCGGTCCGACGGATGGCCAACCTGGTGATAACCAACCCCGACATGCTGCACACGGGCATACTGCCTCATCACCCTCGATGGATTACTTTGTTTGAGAACCTGAAGTTCGTTGTTATCGACGAGATGCACAGCTACCGGGGAGTATTCGGTTCCCATATGGCACACGTTATACGTCGCCTTAAGCGGATAGCCAGGTATTACGGGAGTCAACCCGTTTTCATAATGTGCTCTGCTACCATCGCCAACCCGGAGGAGTTAGCGAGCCGGCTGACGGGGGAAAGGTTTCACCTGATATCCGAATGCGGGGCACCGAGAGGTGGGCGTTATTTTATATTCTATAACCCACCAGTTGTCAACGAGGAACTGGGAATCCGGCGGAGTTCTCTCAATGAAGCCCAAAGACTGGCGGGACATTTTTTGGACCGGGGTTTCAAGACTATTGTTTTTGCCAAAAGCAGGCTGATGGTTGAACTATTGGGTAGGTACCTGCGGGAAAGGGAAAAGAAAAAGGCCAGGGGCAAAAACGTCAAGACTTACCGGGGAGGTTATCTCCCCAAAGAACGACGGGAGATAGAGAAGGGACTGCGTTCAGGGGATATTGACGGTGTTGTATGTACTAACGCGATGGAGCTGGGGGTTGATATCGGCGAGCTAGATGTCAGTATTATGGCAGGGTATCCTGGTAGCATTGCCAGCACATGGCAGCAGGCCGGACGGGCTGGGCGGCGCAACAAGGAATCGGTAACGGTTTTGGTTGCGTCCAGTGCACCGCTTGATCAGTACCTGGTTCGCCATCCCCGTTATTTCCTCGAACAATCTCCGGAGATGGGCCTGATAAATCCCGAAAATTTCATTATAAAGGCTGAGCATCTGAAGTGCGCTAGTTTTGAATTACCGGTGGCTGTTGAGGAAGTCGAAGATGATCCTGAGGCCTTAGAGATACTCGAATACCTGGTAGACAACCGGTTTCTTCACTCTGTTGATGACCGCTATTACTGGATAGCAGATGCATATCCGGCCCATGAGGTGAGCCTGCGTAGCGTTGGTGCTGCCAACGTAGTGATTATGGATGTTACAGACCCGAACCCTGTGGTTATCGGAGAAATGGATCGCAGCAGTGCCATGACGATGTTGTATGAAGGGGCTATATACCTGCATCAAGAAGGACAGTACCAGGTTATCAGGTTCGATTTTGATAATGGCAGGGCTTATGTTAAGAAAGTCAGGGCGGACTATTATACGGATGCCGATCTTGCGGTCGACATAAAGGTGCTGAACGTTTTTTCTCAGCAGGAAACGGGAGCAGCCGTGAAAAAGTGGGGAGAGGTTATGGTCACTCAGATGCCTATGGTTTACAAAAAGATAAAATACCGTACTCACGAAAACGTGGGCTACGGACCGATCAACCTTCCGCAAGAAGACATGCATACCTCAGGTTTTTGGTTGAGTATAGGTTCTGAGGTAACACAGAACATGTCTAACGAAGAAAAAGAACTGGCCCTGCTAGGTCTAGCCAACCTCTACAAGAACTTGACCCCCATTTTCCTTATGTGCGATAGTCAAGACATAGGCGTTGCTCCCCAGGTCAAAGCCGTCGAATCAGGGTTGCCTACAGTATACGTTTATGACCGGTATCCGGGCGGTATCGGCTTAGCAGAGGGATTGTTCAAGACAAATGAAGAGGTTATGGAGGCGGCTTTGGATATGGTCAAAAATTGCGGGTGCCAAGGGGGTTGTCCATCTTGTATTGGACCGCCTGTTTCAACCACCAGAAGTATTAAAGAAGTGGTGGTGAGTATTCTGACAAGATGTCTGGAATGA
- a CDS encoding ABC transporter ATP-binding protein: MIDTNTRVYHLENVSRLYEMGEVEVRALDRVDLDVFKGEFTVVLGPSGSGKSTLLNLLGGLDRPTHGRVLFYDQDLNELSDNELAKFRRDKVGFVFQFFNLVPTLTALENVELAAAIAGLKGDAKKYLDLVGLGPRADSFPSRLSGGEQQRVAIARALVKEPEIILCDEPTGALDYETGIVVLRVLADINRQVGHNVMVITHNAAIAAMADRVVFLRSGRIDRVEVNSSPVEPEEVKW; encoded by the coding sequence TTGATCGACACCAATACCAGGGTCTATCACCTGGAAAATGTCTCCCGGCTTTACGAGATGGGCGAGGTTGAAGTCCGGGCCCTCGATCGAGTAGATCTAGACGTTTTTAAAGGGGAGTTCACAGTTGTCCTTGGCCCTAGCGGCTCAGGTAAAAGCACGTTGCTAAATCTGCTGGGCGGGCTCGACCGCCCTACCCATGGCCGTGTCCTTTTCTACGACCAAGACTTAAACGAGCTATCAGACAACGAACTGGCTAAGTTTCGGCGTGATAAAGTCGGTTTCGTGTTCCAGTTTTTTAACCTGGTTCCTACTCTGACCGCGCTTGAAAACGTAGAATTGGCAGCAGCCATTGCGGGACTAAAAGGAGACGCCAAAAAATACCTGGACCTGGTCGGGTTGGGACCCCGGGCCGATAGCTTTCCTTCTAGACTGTCGGGAGGTGAACAGCAAAGGGTAGCCATAGCCCGGGCTTTAGTTAAGGAGCCGGAGATAATTCTCTGTGATGAACCGACTGGAGCCCTGGATTACGAAACCGGGATCGTGGTGCTAAGAGTGCTGGCTGATATCAACCGCCAAGTTGGGCATAACGTCATGGTCATAACCCATAACGCGGCCATAGCAGCCATGGCCGACAGGGTTGTTTTCCTCCGCAGCGGAAGAATCGACCGGGTTGAGGTCAACTCTTCCCCAGTCGAGCCGGAAGAGGTGAAATGGTAA
- a CDS encoding ABC transporter permease produces MRALARVFMRDLVAYRAQFAAVTLLVVLGISLFAAVYTSFQNLKSSADYSYDRLLFGDAWFSVYQAPDTIVPFIKGLEGVAAVEGRVVQDVSLKLPFKVKDKVTCRIISMPSPLPQVNRIVIEQGSYPRTRYGGLIHEDFFFYYGLKIGDKLRVEVNGQEYDISIAGVIRTPEYLYPMKGQLDITPSTRNFAILFMPEDQAQQILGLTHSFNDISVRFLPGADSERVTKNIETILEPYGLLRTIPRRYQPSAMTIEMELMGLEQMAVMFPFLFLSVAGFTIYILLFRLVNQQKQQIGLFMALGIPARGIFLYYLSFALVVGLAGAVVGVLVGEVFSGGLTGLYADIYNLPYVEHVHHASVFAIAILLTWFALIAATYSAARMASKLPPAQAMRKEAPESARVMFSSLFTRLTSGASLISRMALRNLARTKRRFLLTALGVSFAVLLLVVSLSFWDEVDFLMIRYFDQIQTFDLQVYFDRPLGLDAVDEIARLDGVEQAEPVLEFPCRYSHENKSVDSLAVALVPHSRLHRLHDKEDRPISVKENGIVLTETLRNALRVEAGDYITAKPLTANAEASLLKVIGFTDEMVGHAGYLTFRQAWSVLGQGEGYTSCMVAVKPDKRLAVKNYLADSPRVLYIQDQVFAKSDFKTYLKFFYTFLAFMLTFALVMGAAIVFNTTTINLWERKKEISILMVLGLSGAAIKRLVLLENTFIGVAGTAIGFPLGFWVSWLFANSYSTELMQLPFVIYPRTYVLTLFILLLLLWISQAIALRNLRHWDLVELIKERE; encoded by the coding sequence ATGCGGGCCTTGGCCCGGGTTTTTATGCGCGATCTGGTAGCCTACCGCGCGCAGTTTGCTGCTGTAACCCTGCTGGTTGTCTTGGGTATATCCCTCTTCGCCGCAGTCTACACCTCGTTTCAGAATCTAAAGTCCTCGGCAGATTATTCATACGACCGTTTGTTGTTCGGCGATGCCTGGTTCTCCGTGTATCAAGCCCCGGACACCATAGTCCCGTTCATAAAAGGTCTGGAAGGTGTGGCCGCGGTTGAAGGCAGAGTTGTTCAAGATGTCTCTCTCAAACTCCCTTTTAAAGTGAAGGACAAGGTTACCTGCCGCATCATCTCCATGCCCTCTCCCCTCCCCCAGGTGAACCGGATCGTTATCGAGCAAGGTTCCTATCCCCGTACCCGGTACGGCGGGCTCATCCACGAAGACTTCTTTTTTTATTATGGTTTGAAAATAGGAGACAAACTGAGGGTAGAAGTAAACGGTCAAGAGTACGATATATCTATAGCCGGGGTCATCCGCACTCCCGAGTACCTTTATCCCATGAAGGGCCAGCTGGACATAACCCCCAGCACCCGTAATTTTGCCATTCTTTTCATGCCAGAAGATCAGGCCCAGCAGATACTGGGACTTACCCACTCTTTCAACGACATAAGCGTGCGTTTTCTCCCAGGAGCTGATTCGGAAAGAGTTACCAAAAACATAGAAACAATCCTGGAGCCGTACGGATTGTTACGAACCATCCCGCGTCGCTACCAGCCATCAGCCATGACGATCGAAATGGAGTTAATGGGCTTGGAACAGATGGCTGTCATGTTCCCTTTTCTCTTCCTTTCCGTTGCCGGCTTCACCATCTATATCCTGCTCTTCCGCCTGGTCAACCAGCAAAAGCAGCAGATAGGGTTGTTCATGGCTCTGGGGATACCGGCGCGAGGCATCTTCCTCTATTACCTCTCATTTGCCCTGGTCGTGGGCTTGGCCGGAGCTGTGGTCGGGGTCTTGGTAGGGGAAGTTTTTTCTGGCGGTCTGACCGGCCTTTATGCCGATATTTATAACCTGCCTTACGTTGAGCACGTCCATCACGCCTCCGTATTTGCCATCGCCATACTTCTAACCTGGTTTGCCCTTATTGCGGCCACCTACAGTGCGGCGCGAATGGCGAGCAAGCTACCGCCCGCCCAGGCCATGCGAAAGGAGGCACCGGAATCGGCTAGAGTCATGTTTTCTTCTCTCTTCACCCGTCTGACTTCGGGCGCAAGCCTAATTAGCCGGATGGCCCTGCGCAACCTAGCCCGAACCAAAAGGCGTTTTCTTCTAACCGCTCTGGGGGTTTCTTTTGCTGTGCTCCTGCTGGTTGTCTCACTGTCTTTTTGGGACGAAGTCGACTTCCTGATGATACGGTATTTTGACCAGATACAGACCTTCGACCTCCAGGTTTATTTCGACCGGCCATTAGGACTGGATGCGGTAGACGAAATCGCAAGGCTTGACGGGGTAGAACAGGCAGAACCGGTCTTGGAATTTCCGTGTAGGTACTCCCACGAAAACAAGTCGGTCGATTCGCTGGCTGTCGCCTTAGTGCCGCACAGCCGCCTCCACCGGCTACATGATAAAGAGGACCGCCCTATATCGGTGAAAGAAAACGGGATTGTCCTGACCGAGACCTTGCGCAACGCTCTTAGGGTCGAAGCCGGAGACTACATAACAGCTAAGCCCTTGACTGCCAATGCCGAAGCCAGCCTTCTCAAAGTCATCGGGTTTACCGATGAAATGGTCGGGCACGCAGGTTACCTCACCTTTCGCCAGGCTTGGTCTGTCCTGGGCCAAGGCGAAGGTTACACCTCTTGCATGGTGGCGGTCAAACCCGACAAGCGGCTGGCGGTAAAAAACTATCTAGCCGATTCACCGCGGGTACTGTATATTCAAGATCAGGTATTCGCTAAGAGCGACTTCAAAACCTATTTGAAGTTTTTTTATACTTTCTTGGCTTTTATGCTGACTTTTGCGCTGGTCATGGGTGCTGCAATCGTTTTCAACACAACTACGATTAATCTCTGGGAACGAAAAAAGGAAATATCAATATTGATGGTCCTGGGGCTCTCAGGCGCGGCGATAAAGCGGTTGGTCCTGTTGGAAAACACGTTCATAGGAGTAGCAGGCACGGCCATCGGGTTCCCGCTGGGTTTCTGGGTATCCTGGCTTTTTGCTAACAGCTATTCGACCGAATTGATGCAGCTGCCTTTTGTGATTTATCCCCGCACCTATGTTCTGACATTGTTCATATTGCTCTTGTTGCTGTGGATATCCCAAGCCATAGCCTTGCGCAACCTAAGGCACTGGGACCTAGTAGAACTGATAAAAGAAAGAGAGTGA